From Polynucleobacter difficilis, a single genomic window includes:
- the carB gene encoding carbamoyl-phosphate synthase large subunit — protein sequence MPKRSDIKSILIIGAGPIVIGQACEFDYSGAQACKALRDEGYKVILVNSNPATIMTDPEMADVTYIEPITWEVVERIIATEKPDAILPTMGGQTALNCALDLHRNGILEKYGCELIGASPEAIDKAEDRQKFKDAMTKIGLGSAKSGIAHSMDEAVAVQQRIQAETGSAGFPVVIRPSFTMGGSGGGIAYNREEFEEICKRGLELSPTGELLIEESLLGWKEFEMEVVRDRADNCIIVCSIENLDPMGIHTGDSITVAPAQTLTDKEYQLMRNASIAVLREIGVDTGGSNVQFSINPVDGRMIVIEMNPRVSRSSALASKATGFPIAKVAAKLAVGYTLDELHNDITGGATPASFEPSIDYVVTKIPRFAFEKFPQADSRLTTQMKSVGEVMAIGRTFQESFQKALRGLEVGVDGLDERSSDLEDIIQEIGEPGPDRIWYLADAFRMGMGLDEIYEETKVDPWFLEQIEELISIENTLKQHTIDGLSADEWRFLKQKGFSDRRLAKLLKVDAASVRAARHRLKVFPVYKRVDTCAAEFATNTAYMYSTYEAEHGECESQPTNRDKIMVLGGGPNRIGQGIEFDYCCVHAALAMREDGYETIMVNCNPETVSTDYDTSDRLYFEPLTLEDVLEIVAKEKPKGVIVQYGGQTPLKLALDLEANGVPIIGTSPDMIDAAEDRERFQKLLHALDLRQPPNRTARTEDEALRLADEIGYPLVVRPSYVLGGRAMEIVHDGRDLERYMREAVKVSHDSPVLLDRFLNDAIECDVDCISDGETVFIGGVMEHIEQAGVHSGDSACSLPPYSLSEATVDEIKRQTAAMARGLNVVGLMNVQFAIQNVDGDDVIYVLEVNPRASRTVPFVSKATGLQLAKIAARCMVGQTLSKQGITREVIPPYFSVKEAVFPFNKFPGIDPILGPEMRSTGEVMGVGKTFGEALFKSQLGASIKLPKTGTVVLTVKDSDKGKAVAVAQLLHELGFPMVATKGTAAAIAAAGLPVRVVNKVKDGRPHIVDLIKNREISLVFTTVDETRTAIADSRSIRTSAQANGVTYYTTISAARAVMDGLMASKSGAKDSLEVYSLQNLHRSLE from the coding sequence ATGCCTAAGCGGAGCGACATTAAAAGCATCCTGATTATTGGTGCAGGCCCGATCGTAATTGGTCAGGCGTGTGAATTTGATTACTCGGGCGCGCAAGCCTGTAAGGCGCTGCGTGACGAGGGCTACAAAGTCATTTTGGTCAACAGCAACCCAGCGACCATCATGACCGATCCCGAGATGGCCGATGTCACCTACATTGAGCCGATCACATGGGAAGTCGTTGAGCGCATTATTGCTACGGAAAAGCCCGATGCCATATTGCCGACGATGGGCGGCCAGACTGCACTCAATTGCGCCTTGGATTTGCACCGCAATGGCATTCTAGAAAAGTACGGTTGCGAATTAATCGGCGCATCACCCGAGGCAATTGATAAAGCAGAAGATCGTCAAAAGTTTAAAGATGCGATGACCAAGATTGGTCTCGGCTCTGCCAAATCCGGTATTGCGCATTCGATGGATGAAGCCGTCGCCGTGCAACAACGCATTCAGGCTGAAACCGGTAGCGCTGGTTTCCCAGTGGTCATTCGCCCCTCATTCACGATGGGCGGCTCGGGTGGCGGCATTGCGTACAACCGCGAAGAGTTTGAAGAAATCTGTAAGCGTGGTCTAGAGCTTTCGCCCACCGGTGAGCTCTTGATTGAAGAATCGCTATTGGGCTGGAAAGAGTTTGAGATGGAAGTGGTGCGTGACCGCGCCGATAATTGCATTATCGTGTGTTCGATTGAGAATCTAGATCCGATGGGCATTCATACGGGTGACTCGATTACGGTGGCGCCTGCTCAAACCTTGACGGATAAAGAGTATCAGTTGATGCGCAACGCATCGATTGCGGTGCTGCGTGAAATTGGTGTGGATACCGGCGGATCGAACGTGCAGTTCTCAATCAATCCAGTCGATGGCCGCATGATCGTGATTGAGATGAACCCGCGTGTTTCCAGGTCATCTGCCTTAGCCTCCAAAGCAACTGGCTTTCCGATTGCGAAAGTCGCAGCAAAGTTGGCAGTGGGCTACACCTTAGATGAGTTGCACAACGATATTACGGGCGGTGCTACACCGGCCTCGTTTGAACCATCGATTGATTACGTTGTCACGAAGATTCCCCGTTTTGCATTTGAGAAGTTTCCGCAAGCAGATTCACGCTTAACGACGCAAATGAAATCGGTGGGTGAGGTGATGGCCATCGGCCGTACTTTCCAAGAGTCTTTTCAGAAAGCCTTGCGCGGCCTTGAGGTCGGCGTCGACGGTCTAGATGAGCGCTCAAGCGATTTAGAAGACATCATTCAGGAAATTGGTGAGCCAGGCCCTGATCGCATTTGGTATTTGGCCGATGCTTTCCGCATGGGTATGGGATTAGATGAGATTTATGAAGAAACCAAAGTAGACCCTTGGTTCTTAGAGCAGATTGAAGAGCTCATCTCGATTGAAAACACACTCAAGCAACATACGATTGATGGTTTGTCTGCAGATGAATGGCGCTTTTTAAAGCAAAAAGGATTTTCGGATCGCCGTTTAGCGAAGCTGCTGAAGGTTGATGCTGCCTCAGTGCGCGCTGCACGCCATCGCCTGAAGGTGTTCCCGGTGTATAAGCGGGTTGATACCTGCGCTGCTGAGTTCGCCACGAATACAGCTTATATGTATTCCACCTACGAAGCAGAACACGGCGAATGTGAATCGCAACCAACGAATCGCGACAAGATCATGGTTCTGGGCGGCGGACCGAATCGTATTGGTCAAGGGATTGAATTCGATTACTGCTGCGTGCACGCTGCTCTTGCCATGCGCGAAGACGGTTACGAAACCATCATGGTCAACTGCAATCCCGAGACCGTGTCGACCGACTACGACACATCGGATCGCTTGTACTTTGAGCCTTTGACCTTGGAAGATGTTCTCGAGATCGTTGCCAAAGAGAAACCCAAGGGTGTGATCGTGCAGTACGGAGGCCAAACACCACTCAAACTGGCTTTAGATTTAGAGGCCAATGGCGTTCCCATCATCGGCACATCCCCCGACATGATTGATGCGGCTGAAGACCGCGAGCGTTTCCAAAAACTATTGCATGCCTTGGATTTGCGTCAGCCACCCAACCGGACTGCACGCACCGAAGACGAAGCCTTGCGTCTGGCCGATGAGATTGGCTACCCCTTAGTGGTTCGCCCATCCTATGTATTGGGCGGTCGTGCCATGGAGATCGTGCACGATGGTCGTGATTTAGAGCGCTATATGCGTGAAGCGGTGAAGGTGTCGCATGACTCACCAGTGCTATTGGATCGCTTCTTAAATGATGCAATTGAATGCGATGTGGATTGCATTAGCGATGGCGAGACTGTTTTTATTGGCGGCGTGATGGAGCACATCGAGCAGGCTGGAGTGCACTCCGGTGACTCGGCATGTTCATTGCCACCGTATTCCTTATCGGAAGCCACCGTTGATGAGATCAAGCGTCAAACTGCAGCCATGGCCAGAGGACTTAATGTCGTTGGCCTGATGAACGTGCAGTTTGCGATTCAGAATGTTGATGGCGATGATGTCATTTATGTGTTGGAGGTTAATCCCCGTGCCTCGCGGACTGTACCGTTTGTATCGAAGGCGACCGGTTTGCAATTGGCAAAGATTGCAGCACGCTGCATGGTGGGTCAGACTTTATCCAAACAAGGCATTACGCGTGAAGTCATTCCGCCGTATTTCTCGGTCAAGGAAGCGGTCTTTCCATTTAATAAATTCCCTGGCATTGATCCCATTTTGGGACCTGAAATGCGCTCCACTGGCGAGGTGATGGGGGTTGGTAAAACCTTCGGTGAGGCTTTGTTTAAGTCGCAACTGGGCGCTAGCATCAAGCTTCCTAAAACCGGTACGGTGGTCTTGACCGTGAAAGACAGCGATAAAGGCAAGGCCGTTGCGGTAGCTCAGCTCCTGCATGAACTTGGCTTTCCGATGGTCGCAACCAAAGGCACTGCTGCAGCAATTGCTGCAGCCGGTTTGCCGGTGCGTGTAGTTAATAAGGTGAAAGACGGCAGGCCGCACATCGTTGACCTGATTAAAAACCGGGAAATTTCACTGGTCTTTACGACCGTGGATGAGACTCGCACGGCGATTGCGGATTCACGTTCGATTCGAACCAGCGCTCAGGCCAATGGCGTGACCTACTACACCACCATCAGCGCAGCACGGGCGGTGATGGATGGCCTGATGGCGTCAAAAAGTGGCGCTAAAGATTCACTCGAAGTCTATTCACTGCAAAATTTACACCGCAGCCTCGAATAG
- the greA gene encoding transcription elongation factor GreA: MNTIPITKFGAELLKAELHRLKHVERPAVINAISEARAQGDLSENAEYDAAKEKQGFIEGRIKELETTLSAAQIIDPATLEIEGRVVFGATVDLEDLEDGTKFTYQIVGDDEANIELNKISISSPIARALIGKEEGDVVAVQAPAGNREVEILAVRYI; encoded by the coding sequence ATGAACACGATTCCTATTACTAAGTTTGGCGCTGAATTGCTCAAGGCTGAGCTGCATCGCCTCAAGCACGTTGAGCGTCCGGCTGTTATCAATGCCATTTCAGAGGCGCGTGCGCAGGGTGATTTATCTGAGAACGCCGAGTACGATGCCGCAAAAGAAAAGCAAGGTTTTATCGAGGGCCGCATTAAGGAGCTTGAGACCACATTGTCTGCTGCTCAGATTATTGACCCGGCAACCTTAGAGATTGAAGGCCGTGTGGTGTTTGGTGCCACCGTGGATCTCGAAGACCTAGAAGACGGCACAAAATTCACGTACCAAATTGTCGGCGACGATGAGGCAAACATTGAGCTCAATAAAATTTCAATCAGCTCGCCGATTGCGCGCGCGCTGATTGGTAAAGAAGAGGGCGACGTGGTTGCGGTTCAGGCCCCAGCAGGCAATCGTGAAGTGGAGATTTTGGCGGTGCGTTACATCTAA
- a CDS encoding DUF4149 domain-containing protein produces the protein MNTAGAPRYAAAQRLFILIAGVWVGSLFAVGYLVVPTIFTALQDRQVAGMIAAAIFQVEAYLSVAVCLSLLVIANLLVRRKVEHYRSIRWITLVLLLGSLITCFGLIPYMDALRQEALLLGVPVMASPSASLFGRLHGISSGLFLIQSLLGLWMVWRLTRQPIHP, from the coding sequence ATGAATACCGCTGGAGCCCCTCGCTATGCCGCAGCCCAGCGCCTATTTATTCTGATTGCTGGGGTATGGGTCGGTAGCCTGTTTGCGGTAGGCTACTTGGTGGTCCCCACCATTTTTACTGCTTTGCAAGATCGTCAGGTTGCCGGCATGATTGCGGCCGCCATTTTTCAAGTGGAAGCTTATCTTAGTGTGGCCGTTTGCCTGAGCCTGCTTGTGATCGCCAACTTGCTGGTAAGGCGCAAGGTCGAGCACTACCGCAGTATTCGTTGGATCACCTTGGTATTGCTGCTGGGTTCGCTAATCACGTGTTTCGGCTTGATTCCATACATGGATGCTCTACGCCAAGAGGCACTGCTCTTGGGTGTACCAGTCATGGCATCGCCATCTGCAAGCCTATTTGGACGCTTGCATGGTATTTCCAGTGGACTGTTTTTAATTCAGAGCCTTTTAGGTCTCTGGATGGTGTGGCGTTTAACTCGCCAGCCAATACACCCTTAA
- a CDS encoding YhbY family RNA-binding protein has protein sequence MTALTISPAQRKALKAKAHDLSPVVMIGNDGLTPGVVKEAEIAINSHNLIKVRVFGDDRENRIAIYEALCDKLNAAPVQHIGKLLVIWRPEPLIKEANAPYARGGNKTKKSIQAPRSPNRLVTRGATSTSERSARRTAAAKPFGKTAVSKAEAPARKVASKSATARPTRANAAESKIGWSSPGYKRAAAPTGPVKRRKVRQASTKKKSLG, from the coding sequence ATGACTGCACTTACGATCTCCCCCGCCCAGCGCAAAGCGCTTAAAGCCAAAGCCCATGACCTCAGCCCGGTTGTCATGATTGGTAACGATGGACTAACCCCTGGCGTGGTCAAAGAAGCGGAAATTGCAATTAATAGCCATAACTTGATTAAAGTCCGTGTGTTTGGTGATGATCGCGAAAACCGCATTGCCATTTACGAAGCGCTGTGCGACAAGCTCAATGCTGCGCCAGTACAGCACATTGGCAAGTTATTGGTCATCTGGCGCCCCGAGCCCCTCATTAAAGAAGCCAATGCGCCCTATGCACGCGGCGGCAATAAGACCAAAAAATCAATACAGGCGCCACGCTCACCGAACCGCCTTGTTACTCGAGGCGCTACCAGCACATCCGAGCGCTCTGCCCGGCGCACTGCTGCTGCTAAACCCTTCGGCAAAACTGCGGTCAGCAAAGCGGAAGCGCCTGCACGCAAAGTGGCATCCAAAAGCGCCACCGCACGTCCGACTCGCGCGAATGCAGCAGAGTCTAAGATTGGTTGGTCATCGCCTGGATATAAGCGCGCAGCAGCGCCAACCGGTCCAGTCAAACGCCGCAAAGTGCGTCAAGCCAGTACCAAGAAAAAATCCCTGGGTTAA
- a CDS encoding RlmE family RNA methyltransferase produces MAKNKFNKSWLQDHLMDPYVKMAQKEGYRARAAYKLSEIDEQDHLIKAGMVVVDLGSAPGSWSQYVRNRLTELGKNNPKIESGKPDGVIVAIDMLPMEAIADVSFIEGDFREEEGLRALESLLPASCNGKVDLVLSDMAPNLSGVGIADAARMATLAELALDFAKDHLQPDGALLIKCFHGSGYSQIVETFKKVFKTVSARKPKASRDRSSETFLLGRHLKPPKTAPK; encoded by the coding sequence GTGGCAAAGAATAAATTCAATAAAAGCTGGTTGCAAGACCACCTGATGGATCCCTACGTCAAGATGGCGCAAAAAGAGGGCTATCGCGCCCGTGCAGCGTACAAGCTCAGCGAGATCGACGAGCAGGATCATTTGATCAAGGCCGGAATGGTGGTAGTGGATTTGGGCAGCGCGCCAGGCAGCTGGTCACAGTACGTGCGTAATCGCCTAACCGAATTAGGTAAGAACAATCCGAAAATCGAATCAGGAAAGCCCGATGGTGTGATTGTTGCCATTGATATGTTGCCGATGGAAGCCATTGCCGATGTCAGTTTCATTGAGGGAGACTTTCGGGAGGAAGAGGGCTTGCGTGCGCTCGAGTCCTTATTGCCAGCCAGTTGCAATGGCAAAGTGGATTTGGTTTTATCGGATATGGCGCCCAACCTATCGGGCGTTGGTATTGCCGATGCAGCGCGCATGGCAACCCTTGCTGAGTTGGCCCTGGATTTTGCCAAGGATCACCTGCAACCCGACGGCGCTCTATTGATTAAATGCTTCCATGGCAGTGGCTATAGTCAAATTGTGGAGACCTTTAAAAAGGTGTTTAAGACGGTTTCAGCCAGAAAACCCAAAGCCTCGCGCGATCGCTCGTCAGAGACCTTTTTGCTGGGTCGCCACTTGAAACCGCCCAAAACAGCCCCAAAATAG
- the ftsH gene encoding ATP-dependent zinc metalloprotease FtsH has translation MNNNMFQKIGVWFIVGLVLFTVFKQFDKPNTPERVTYSQFMDDARDGKVRRVDVQGRTLQVTPVDGNKYSLISPGDIWMVGDLMKAGVQVTGKAEDEPNLLMSALYYLGPTLLIIGFWFFMMRQMQGGGKGGAFSFGKSKARLVDENSNTVTFGDVAGCDEAKEEVFEIVDFLKDPQKFQKLGGHIPHGVLLVGPPGTGKTLLARAIAGEAKVPFFSISGSDFVEMFVGVGASRVRDMFENAKKNAPCIIFIDEIDAVGRHRGAGMGGGNDEREQTLNQMLVEMDGFESNSGVIVVAATNRSDVLDRALLRPGRFDRQVHVGLPDIRGREQILQVHMRKVPISPDVNAAVLARGTPGFSGADLANLVNESALFAARRNKRSVDMQDFEDAKDKIYMGPERKSAVMREEERRNTAYHEAGHAVVAKVLPKADPVHKVTIMPRGMALGVTWQLPEFDRVNLYKDRMLEELAILFGGRAAEEVFLNSMSTGASNDFERATKMARDMVTRYGMSDSLGTMVYVDTEQQGMFGPNSSKSVSELTQQKVDAEIRSLIDSQYALAKSILENHKDKVEAMVTALMDWETIDAEQINDIMDGRPPREPKPVAATAFGNSASGPAGPTAGSAPAAA, from the coding sequence TTGAACAACAATATGTTCCAAAAAATCGGCGTCTGGTTCATTGTCGGCCTCGTCCTTTTTACTGTGTTTAAACAGTTCGATAAGCCAAACACGCCAGAGCGAGTGACGTACTCCCAATTTATGGATGACGCACGGGATGGCAAAGTGCGCCGTGTGGACGTGCAAGGTCGCACCTTGCAAGTGACCCCGGTCGATGGAAACAAGTACTCCCTGATTTCCCCAGGGGACATCTGGATGGTCGGCGATCTGATGAAGGCCGGAGTCCAAGTCACAGGTAAAGCAGAAGACGAACCCAATTTATTGATGTCGGCGTTGTATTACCTTGGACCGACTTTATTGATTATTGGTTTTTGGTTTTTTATGATGCGGCAGATGCAAGGTGGCGGCAAAGGTGGTGCATTCTCCTTTGGCAAATCCAAGGCCCGCCTCGTTGACGAGAACAGCAATACCGTGACCTTCGGTGATGTTGCTGGCTGCGATGAAGCCAAAGAAGAAGTATTTGAGATTGTTGACTTCCTCAAGGATCCACAAAAATTCCAGAAGCTGGGCGGCCATATTCCCCACGGTGTTTTATTGGTAGGCCCTCCCGGCACCGGTAAGACCTTGCTGGCACGTGCGATTGCGGGCGAAGCCAAAGTGCCGTTCTTCTCGATTTCTGGTTCTGACTTCGTTGAGATGTTTGTCGGTGTTGGCGCATCCCGTGTGCGCGACATGTTTGAGAACGCCAAGAAAAATGCACCTTGCATCATCTTCATCGATGAGATCGATGCAGTCGGTCGCCATCGCGGCGCCGGCATGGGTGGCGGCAATGATGAGCGCGAGCAAACCTTAAACCAAATGCTGGTTGAGATGGACGGCTTTGAAAGCAACAGCGGCGTTATCGTGGTTGCAGCAACCAACCGTTCTGATGTCTTGGATCGAGCTTTACTGCGCCCAGGTCGTTTTGACCGTCAAGTGCACGTTGGCTTGCCTGATATCCGTGGTCGCGAGCAGATTCTGCAAGTGCATATGCGTAAGGTGCCTATTAGTCCCGATGTTAATGCGGCGGTACTAGCGCGTGGTACTCCTGGCTTCTCTGGTGCCGATTTAGCCAACTTAGTGAATGAGTCTGCACTCTTTGCTGCGCGCCGCAATAAGCGCTCAGTTGATATGCAAGACTTTGAAGATGCCAAAGACAAGATCTATATGGGTCCAGAGCGCAAGTCCGCTGTGATGCGTGAAGAAGAGCGTCGCAATACGGCTTATCACGAGGCTGGTCATGCTGTGGTCGCAAAGGTATTGCCCAAAGCTGACCCCGTACATAAAGTAACGATCATGCCGCGCGGCATGGCTCTCGGTGTAACTTGGCAGCTGCCTGAGTTTGACCGCGTGAATTTATATAAAGATCGCATGCTCGAGGAGCTGGCCATTTTGTTTGGTGGCCGCGCAGCCGAAGAAGTGTTTTTGAATTCCATGAGCACGGGCGCATCGAACGATTTTGAACGCGCAACCAAGATGGCTCGCGATATGGTGACCCGTTACGGCATGAGCGATAGCTTAGGCACGATGGTGTATGTGGATACCGAGCAGCAGGGCATGTTTGGCCCGAATAGTTCGAAGTCGGTATCGGAGCTAACGCAGCAAAAAGTCGATGCGGAAATTCGGAGTTTGATTGACAGCCAATATGCGCTAGCTAAATCGATTCTCGAAAACCACAAAGATAAAGTCGAAGCAATGGTTACTGCACTCATGGATTGGGAAACCATTGATGCTGAGCAGATCAATGACATCATGGATGGTCGTCCCCCACGGGAGCCTAAGCCAGTAGCGGCAACTGCCTTTGGTAACTCAGCGAGTGGTCCGGCCGGTCCAACCGCGGGTAGTGCGCCCGCAGCTGCGTAA
- the folP gene encoding dihydropteroate synthase encodes MQSLKQPATWRCGRFLFDLGQRQANRERPLVMGILNATPDSFSDGGRFHAKDDAVRQAESMIAAGVDLIDIGGESTKPGAIPVSLQEELDRVLPIIEALKDCGVALSIDTYKAETMRQALLAGVDCVNDIWALRQGGAEQVVLDPTLARNCGIVLMHMQCDPITMQLNPNYVNVVSEVKAFLMERTTSLIEQGVAAERIAIDPGFGFGKSLEHNLRMLQEFSKFTQNGHPVLAGISRKSMLGKITGREVGDRLIPSVAAAVLAAERGASIVRVHDVPETIDALALWAAAQTA; translated from the coding sequence ATGCAGTCGTTAAAACAGCCCGCAACATGGCGTTGCGGGCGTTTTCTTTTTGACCTAGGGCAAAGGCAAGCCAATCGCGAGCGGCCCTTAGTAATGGGCATATTGAACGCCACGCCAGATTCATTTTCGGATGGCGGGCGCTTTCATGCCAAAGACGATGCCGTGCGTCAGGCCGAATCAATGATTGCTGCAGGTGTTGATCTGATTGATATTGGCGGTGAATCAACCAAGCCCGGCGCAATCCCAGTTTCACTGCAAGAAGAGTTGGATCGGGTGCTGCCGATTATCGAAGCCCTCAAAGATTGCGGCGTTGCTTTATCGATTGATACCTACAAAGCAGAAACCATGCGACAGGCTTTGCTCGCTGGTGTGGATTGCGTGAATGATATTTGGGCATTGCGCCAAGGGGGCGCAGAACAAGTGGTGCTAGATCCTACTCTAGCGCGCAATTGCGGCATTGTCTTAATGCACATGCAGTGCGATCCCATCACCATGCAACTGAATCCAAACTATGTGAATGTAGTCAGTGAGGTAAAAGCCTTTTTGATGGAGCGCACTACAAGCTTAATTGAGCAAGGTGTTGCTGCAGAGCGAATTGCAATTGACCCCGGATTTGGTTTTGGTAAGAGCCTCGAACACAACTTAAGAATGCTGCAAGAATTTTCAAAATTCACGCAAAACGGCCATCCCGTATTGGCAGGCATTTCTCGCAAGTCGATGCTGGGCAAAATTACTGGGCGAGAGGTCGGTGATCGACTGATACCCAGTGTGGCCGCCGCCGTTTTGGCAGCAGAGCGGGGCGCAAGCATCGTACGCGTGCATGACGTTCCTGAGACTATCGATGCCCTAGCACTATGGGCTGCAGCCCAAACCGCATGA
- the glmM gene encoding phosphoglucosamine mutase, which translates to MTANTKKYFGTDGIRGEVGKAPIIPDFILRLGYAAGTVLKQAAPAGERCTVLIGKDTRVSGYLLEAALEAGFSAAGVDVMLCGPMPTPGVAYLTKALRLSAGVVISASHNPYQDNGIKFFSSEGDKLSDASELAIEAALDQPLGCVSSKYLGKAFRLDDATGRYIEFCKSTFPAALNLRGLKLVIDCANGAAYQSAPNVFHELGAEVISIGVEPNGRNINDGCGATAPAALIAKVKEHQADLGIALDGDADRLQMVDATGRLFNGDELLYVLAKDRVDRGLKLGGVVGTLMTNTAIEHAIRALGLQFERANVGDRYVLELLKKHQWTLGGEGSGHLLCLDQHSTGDGTVAALQVLAAMRKQGKSLAELLNGVHVFPQVLLNVKVAPGYDWQADSKVVEVVNTITAKLGNGGRVLIRASGTEPVLRVMVEAKELDQANNYAKTIVAAIPT; encoded by the coding sequence ATGACAGCCAACACAAAAAAATATTTCGGCACTGACGGCATTCGCGGAGAGGTGGGTAAGGCCCCGATCATTCCGGATTTCATCCTGCGCTTGGGATACGCTGCCGGTACCGTTTTAAAGCAAGCCGCTCCTGCTGGTGAGCGCTGCACGGTTTTGATTGGTAAAGACACGCGCGTATCGGGTTACTTATTAGAGGCTGCGCTGGAGGCTGGTTTTTCTGCGGCGGGAGTCGATGTGATGCTTTGTGGTCCGATGCCCACACCCGGCGTTGCCTACCTCACTAAAGCATTACGACTCTCTGCGGGCGTAGTAATCTCTGCGTCGCATAACCCATACCAAGACAACGGCATTAAGTTTTTCTCATCCGAGGGCGATAAGTTATCCGATGCATCGGAGTTGGCGATTGAGGCTGCACTCGATCAACCGCTGGGTTGCGTTAGCTCTAAGTACTTAGGTAAAGCATTTCGTCTTGATGATGCCACGGGTCGCTACATTGAGTTTTGCAAGTCGACCTTTCCTGCAGCGCTGAATTTGCGCGGCTTAAAATTAGTCATTGATTGCGCTAACGGCGCTGCCTATCAATCGGCCCCCAATGTATTTCATGAGCTCGGTGCAGAAGTGATTTCCATCGGAGTCGAGCCCAATGGTCGCAATATTAATGATGGCTGCGGTGCAACTGCTCCAGCTGCACTCATTGCCAAAGTAAAAGAGCATCAGGCTGATTTGGGTATTGCCCTGGATGGCGATGCCGATCGCTTGCAGATGGTCGATGCTACGGGCCGCTTGTTTAATGGCGATGAGCTCTTATACGTGCTGGCGAAAGACCGCGTAGATCGCGGATTGAAATTGGGCGGGGTAGTGGGCACCTTAATGACCAATACTGCTATTGAGCATGCGATTCGGGCCCTAGGGCTGCAATTTGAGCGCGCAAATGTAGGTGACCGATACGTTTTAGAGCTACTTAAAAAGCACCAATGGACATTGGGCGGCGAGGGCTCCGGCCACTTGCTCTGCCTCGATCAACATTCCACTGGGGACGGCACGGTTGCCGCCTTGCAAGTGTTAGCAGCGATGCGCAAACAAGGCAAATCCTTGGCCGAGCTACTCAATGGCGTACATGTCTTTCCGCAGGTTTTGCTGAACGTCAAAGTGGCCCCAGGTTACGATTGGCAGGCTGATTCCAAGGTAGTGGAGGTGGTTAATACCATTACGGCCAAACTTGGCAATGGGGGCAGGGTATTGATTCGGGCTTCGGGCACCGAGCCCGTTCTGCGAGTTATGGTGGAGGCAAAAGAGCTGGATCAGGCAAATAACTATGCTAAAACCATTGTGGCGGCCATACCCACATAA
- the pstS gene encoding phosphate ABC transporter substrate-binding protein PstS, which produces MKLTLKKALTVATLSISAASFAPIAMAADITGAGATFPFPIYAKWAEAYKARTGNGMNYQSIGSSGGIKQIKAKTVDFGATDNPVKFEDLEKDGMVQFPAIIGGVVPIINVQGLKPNQLKLDGVVLADIFQGTITNWNDKRIALLNPGLNIPAGEITVVHRADGSGTTAIFTDYLAKVSNEWKSAVGAGAAVKWPAASSVGGKGNEGVAANVSRVKNSIGYVEYAYAKKNNMTTVQLKNKDGQFVSADDTTFAAAAAGTDWAKVPGMGTFITDAPGAKSFPITGASFILMYKQPTNKATSAEVIKFFDFAFKEGGKMAIDLDYVPMPASTIDFIRKNVWSQIQNK; this is translated from the coding sequence ATGAAATTGACATTGAAAAAGGCGCTAACTGTAGCTACCCTTTCGATTTCAGCAGCGAGCTTCGCTCCAATCGCCATGGCGGCCGATATTACCGGTGCCGGCGCAACGTTCCCATTCCCTATTTACGCCAAATGGGCTGAAGCCTACAAAGCCCGTACTGGCAATGGCATGAACTATCAGTCAATCGGTTCTTCTGGCGGTATTAAGCAGATTAAAGCCAAGACAGTTGATTTTGGTGCAACCGATAACCCAGTGAAGTTTGAAGACCTCGAAAAAGACGGCATGGTTCAATTTCCAGCGATTATTGGCGGCGTCGTTCCAATCATCAACGTTCAAGGCCTTAAGCCTAATCAACTCAAATTAGACGGCGTCGTCTTGGCTGATATTTTCCAGGGCACGATTACCAACTGGAATGACAAGCGCATTGCACTGCTCAACCCAGGTCTCAACATTCCAGCTGGTGAAATCACTGTTGTTCACCGCGCTGACGGCTCGGGTACAACTGCTATTTTCACCGACTACTTAGCTAAAGTAAGTAACGAGTGGAAGAGTGCGGTCGGTGCTGGTGCAGCAGTTAAATGGCCTGCAGCTTCTTCGGTTGGCGGCAAAGGCAATGAAGGCGTTGCTGCAAACGTTAGCCGTGTAAAGAATTCGATCGGCTATGTTGAGTACGCTTATGCGAAGAAAAACAACATGACTACCGTGCAGTTGAAAAATAAAGATGGTCAATTCGTTTCTGCTGATGACACCACCTTCGCGGCTGCTGCAGCTGGGACTGACTGGGCAAAGGTTCCAGGAATGGGTACATTCATTACTGATGCTCCAGGAGCTAAGTCCTTCCCAATCACAGGCGCATCCTTCATCTTGATGTACAAGCAACCAACGAATAAAGCAACTTCTGCTGAAGTGATCAAGTTCTTTGATTTTGCTTTCAAAGAAGGCGGCAAGATGGCGATTGATTTGGACTATGTACCAATGCCAGCGTCAACCATCGATTTCATTCGTAAGAACGTTTGGTCCCAGATTCAAAACAAGTAA